The following are from one region of the Nocardioides marmotae genome:
- a CDS encoding acyl-CoA dehydrogenase family protein, with protein MTTTPIAHAFAEPEERQELRKAVFALASKYGHEYVAEKARTGGKTTELWQDMGRHGFLGVNIAEEHGGGGGGMGDLSAVLEEAAAAGAPMLMMVVSQAICGSVIGRFGTEEQKKRWLPDIASGAYTMAFAITEADAGSNSHNITTTATRDGDGWVLKGQKTWISGVDEAQGILVVSRAADAKTGKLKPCLFVVPTDAPGLEKQPLEMTFDAPEKQWTLFFDDVRLPADALVGDEDAGLLQLFAGLNPERIMGAAYSNGMSRFALAKAVEYAKTRKVWKDQPIGTHQGIAHPLAKVKIELEQSRLLQQKAAALYDAGDDMGAGEYANMAKYAAGEVACNATDIAVHTHGGSGLTRELGLANMLVAARLGRIAPVSREMILNFVAMHSLGLPKSY; from the coding sequence AGTACGTCGCAGAGAAGGCCCGCACCGGCGGCAAGACCACCGAGCTGTGGCAGGACATGGGCCGCCACGGCTTCCTCGGCGTCAACATCGCCGAGGAGCACGGCGGCGGGGGCGGCGGCATGGGCGACCTGTCGGCGGTGCTCGAGGAGGCCGCGGCCGCCGGCGCGCCGATGCTGATGATGGTGGTCTCCCAGGCGATCTGCGGCTCGGTCATCGGCCGGTTCGGCACCGAGGAGCAGAAGAAGCGCTGGCTGCCCGACATCGCCTCCGGCGCCTACACGATGGCCTTCGCCATCACCGAGGCCGACGCGGGCTCGAACTCCCACAACATCACCACCACCGCCACGCGCGACGGCGACGGATGGGTGCTCAAGGGCCAGAAGACGTGGATCTCCGGCGTCGACGAGGCCCAAGGCATCCTCGTCGTCAGCCGCGCCGCCGACGCGAAGACCGGCAAGCTCAAGCCCTGCCTGTTCGTCGTCCCGACCGACGCGCCGGGGCTGGAGAAGCAGCCGCTGGAGATGACCTTCGACGCCCCCGAGAAGCAGTGGACGCTGTTCTTCGACGACGTCCGGCTCCCCGCCGACGCGCTGGTCGGCGACGAGGACGCCGGGCTGCTCCAGCTCTTCGCCGGGCTCAACCCCGAGCGGATCATGGGCGCGGCGTACTCCAACGGCATGTCGCGCTTCGCCCTCGCCAAGGCCGTCGAGTACGCCAAGACCCGCAAGGTCTGGAAGGACCAGCCGATCGGCACCCACCAGGGCATCGCGCACCCGCTGGCGAAGGTCAAGATCGAGCTCGAGCAGTCCCGGCTGCTGCAGCAGAAGGCCGCCGCGCTCTACGACGCCGGTGATGACATGGGCGCGGGTGAGTACGCCAACATGGCCAAGTACGCCGCCGGCGAGGTCGCCTGCAACGCCACCGACATCGCCGTGCACACCCACGGCGGCTCCGGGCTGACCCGCGAGCTGGGCCTGGCCAACATGCTGGTCGCCGCCCGCCTCGGCCGGATCGCCCCGGTCAGCCGGGAGATGATCCTCAACTTCGTCGCCATGCACTCCCTGGGCCTCCCCAAGTCCTACTGA